One Leclercia pneumoniae genomic region harbors:
- a CDS encoding phage tail tube protein: MGKIAGTCYFKLDGLQISATGGVEVPMNTKVRDDVLGLDGSVDFKETHRAPYVKFTGKVPKDFPVDKITESTEMTITSELANGQVYVLSQAWLHGEANHNPEEGTVDLEFHGTEGGYQ; this comes from the coding sequence ATGGGGAAGATTGCCGGTACCTGTTATTTCAAACTGGATGGCCTCCAGATTTCAGCAACTGGGGGCGTAGAGGTTCCGATGAACACCAAGGTGCGGGATGACGTTCTCGGCCTTGATGGCAGCGTGGATTTTAAGGAGACACACCGCGCACCTTACGTCAAATTCACCGGGAAAGTCCCTAAAGATTTCCCGGTCGACAAAATCACTGAATCGACCGAAATGACGATCACATCAGAGCTGGCCAACGGTCAGGTCTATGTGTTGTCTCAGGCCTGGCTTCACGGGGAAGCGAACCACAACCCGGAAGAAGGCACGGTTGATCTCGAATTCCATGGCACAGAGGGAGGTTACCAGTAA
- a CDS encoding phage tail assembly protein, with the protein MKELELSTPVTAHGESVSVLEFKEPTGKDVRELGYPYQMNQDESIKLQAHIIAKYIVKLAGVPLSTVDQMSPSDLNNAGWLVAGFFLQA; encoded by the coding sequence ATGAAAGAACTTGAACTCAGCACCCCGGTAACCGCTCACGGTGAAAGTGTCAGCGTTCTGGAATTCAAGGAGCCGACGGGTAAGGACGTTCGTGAACTGGGTTATCCATATCAGATGAACCAGGATGAATCGATCAAACTGCAGGCGCACATTATCGCCAAATACATCGTCAAGCTGGCTGGTGTTCCGTTAAGTACAGTTGATCAGATGTCTCCATCAGACCTGAATAATGCAGGCTGGCTGGTGGCAGGTTTTTTCCTCCAGGCCTGA
- a CDS encoding phage tail tape measure protein, whose amino-acid sequence MAEFELKALITGVDKLSPALSRMQKNIRGFKRQAEEGAKGGLGMAAGLAAGLTLSLKTYADQENAATGLKVAMMQANGEVGKSFESINKLAVGLGNQLPGTTADFQNMMQMLVRQGIPAENILGGVGKATAYLAVQLKKTPEAAAEFAAKMQDATGTASDDMMGLFDTIQKAFYLGVDDTNMLSFFTKTSSVLQMVNKDGLKAAQGLAPISVMMDQMGMQGESAGNAVRKVIQAGLSVKKVNDVNKVLARQKLGINLDFTDGKGSFGGLDNLFKQLAKLKSLTDVKRTGVMKALFGDDAETLQVVNALIDKGKDGYDQVQQKMNRQANLNSRVQAQLGTLTNLWEAMTGTATNGLAAIGGAFSSDTKQLVNWLGELGEKFSNFAQSNPAVIRGAFGLAAGLTAVKLGFMGVNFALGLVSKTLSMSWFGIAIRAIALAAGFIIANWGTIGPWFQDMWASIKPYFDTGWAFIKEVFSWSPLGLIINNWGPIVKWFQDMWEKVKPIVEWFTDGASETVAAANAAQWGAGGYGAYGTGVANPGYNPYQIQKGGTQQPKGSITVEFKGAPPGMSVTESRSAGIDVNHDVGYTRIGRVGMGG is encoded by the coding sequence ATGGCTGAGTTCGAACTAAAAGCGCTCATCACAGGTGTCGATAAGCTCTCGCCTGCACTTTCAAGGATGCAGAAAAATATCCGTGGCTTTAAACGGCAGGCCGAGGAGGGCGCAAAAGGTGGGCTTGGCATGGCCGCCGGTCTTGCTGCTGGATTGACACTGTCTCTTAAAACGTATGCCGACCAGGAAAACGCGGCAACTGGCCTTAAAGTCGCCATGATGCAGGCGAATGGGGAGGTTGGGAAAAGCTTTGAAAGCATCAATAAACTGGCTGTCGGGCTGGGTAACCAGTTGCCGGGAACAACGGCAGACTTTCAGAACATGATGCAGATGCTGGTTCGCCAGGGTATTCCTGCTGAAAACATACTCGGTGGGGTGGGTAAAGCCACGGCTTACCTGGCTGTTCAGTTAAAGAAAACGCCTGAAGCTGCGGCTGAGTTCGCGGCAAAAATGCAGGACGCAACAGGCACAGCCTCAGATGACATGATGGGGTTATTCGATACGATCCAGAAAGCTTTTTACCTGGGCGTTGACGATACCAACATGCTGTCGTTCTTTACCAAAACCAGCTCAGTGCTGCAGATGGTAAATAAGGATGGACTTAAAGCTGCACAAGGCCTGGCACCTATCAGTGTAATGATGGATCAGATGGGTATGCAGGGTGAGTCGGCAGGTAACGCCGTGCGCAAAGTGATTCAGGCAGGCCTCAGCGTCAAAAAAGTTAATGATGTGAATAAGGTGCTGGCGCGTCAGAAGTTGGGCATTAACCTGGATTTTACTGACGGAAAAGGCAGTTTTGGCGGTCTGGACAATTTGTTCAAGCAACTGGCCAAGCTTAAAAGCCTGACCGATGTTAAACGAACCGGGGTGATGAAAGCGTTGTTCGGCGATGATGCCGAGACACTACAGGTCGTAAATGCGCTGATTGACAAAGGCAAGGATGGGTACGATCAGGTTCAACAAAAAATGAACCGCCAGGCCAACCTGAATAGTCGTGTTCAGGCTCAGCTCGGAACATTAACAAACCTTTGGGAAGCGATGACCGGTACCGCCACTAACGGCCTTGCAGCAATTGGCGGTGCGTTTTCTTCGGATACTAAGCAGCTTGTAAATTGGTTGGGTGAACTTGGTGAGAAGTTTTCTAACTTCGCACAATCTAACCCCGCAGTTATCAGAGGGGCTTTTGGTCTTGCTGCCGGATTAACCGCGGTTAAGTTAGGCTTTATGGGTGTCAATTTTGCTTTAGGCTTAGTGTCAAAGACGTTATCTATGTCCTGGTTTGGCATTGCCATTAGAGCCATTGCATTAGCGGCTGGATTTATAATTGCTAACTGGGGAACCATAGGCCCATGGTTTCAAGACATGTGGGCCTCCATAAAACCTTATTTCGATACGGGATGGGCATTTATTAAAGAAGTGTTCAGTTGGTCCCCGCTTGGCCTAATCATCAATAACTGGGGTCCTATCGTTAAATGGTTCCAGGACATGTGGGAGAAGGTTAAACCAATAGTTGAGTGGTTCACTGATGGTGCCAGTGAAACCGTAGCGGCAGCTAATGCCGCACAATGGGGCGCTGGTGGTTACGGCGCATATGGCACAGGCGTGGCAAACCCCGGTTACAATCCTTACCAGATCCAGAAGGGAGGAACTCAACAACCTAAAGGATCAATTACCGTTGAGTTCAAAGGGGCTCCACCTGGAATGAGTGTTACTGAAAGTCGTAGTGCTGGAATTGATGTAAATCATGATGTCGGCTATACCAGAATTGGTAGAGTTGGCATGGGTGGTTAA
- a CDS encoding DNA circularization protein, whose product MAWKDRLVDASFRGVPFKTEDESMGVGRRVETHEYPNRDKPYTEDLGKVTGRPVFSGYVIGEDCYDQRDRLIEALNTPGPGTLVHPAYGEMSVCVDGEIRVSTTYGEGRMVRFDLRFVEAGELSFPTSGAATADNLTTSCSALDDCISDNFDDFSIDGVADFVQNDVIGNATEMMGYVSGAMKVVDAVVSESARLMQGDISVLLPPPSSGKTFVNQLQTMWRAGNRLYGNTGDLITMIKTFSGISLGSDLQPRGVWKTDSVTTKTTKEQSNYVASAIRTTAISEAAHAVTTLPAPRPKVTGSTPQVSQSTGFPVISHPALNNAPAETTATESAEELPNWDELVEVRDALNEAIDKELGRTTDDRLFLALRRVKADLNTDIKSRLEQAGQTVFRTPGEVTPALVLAATWYDNAARERDIVKRNAIAHPGFVPVASLRVSVQ is encoded by the coding sequence ATGGCGTGGAAAGACAGGCTTGTTGATGCGTCGTTTCGCGGCGTACCTTTCAAAACCGAAGATGAGTCCATGGGGGTTGGTCGTCGTGTTGAAACCCATGAATACCCCAACCGTGACAAGCCCTACACCGAAGATCTCGGCAAGGTCACAGGGCGGCCCGTATTTTCAGGTTATGTGATCGGGGAGGACTGTTACGACCAGCGCGACAGGTTGATTGAAGCACTGAACACACCGGGGCCGGGAACGCTTGTTCATCCTGCCTACGGTGAAATGTCCGTGTGCGTCGACGGCGAAATCCGTGTAAGCACGACCTATGGCGAAGGCCGCATGGTACGTTTCGATCTGCGTTTCGTTGAGGCGGGAGAGCTTTCTTTCCCCACCTCTGGCGCGGCCACGGCAGACAACCTGACAACCTCATGCTCTGCGCTTGATGACTGCATCAGCGATAACTTCGACGATTTCAGCATTGATGGCGTGGCTGACTTTGTGCAGAACGATGTGATCGGCAATGCGACAGAAATGATGGGTTATGTTTCAGGCGCGATGAAGGTAGTCGATGCCGTGGTATCTGAATCAGCCCGCCTGATGCAGGGTGATATCTCCGTTCTTCTGCCCCCGCCGTCGTCCGGTAAAACGTTCGTTAACCAGTTACAGACAATGTGGCGCGCCGGCAATCGCCTTTATGGCAATACGGGTGACCTGATCACGATGATCAAAACCTTTTCCGGAATCAGCCTGGGCAGCGACCTGCAGCCGCGCGGAGTCTGGAAGACGGACAGCGTCACCACGAAAACCACGAAAGAGCAGAGCAACTATGTGGCCAGCGCTATCCGCACCACTGCGATTAGCGAAGCTGCACATGCTGTCACGACCTTACCCGCGCCACGCCCGAAAGTGACTGGCTCCACACCGCAAGTAAGCCAGTCCACTGGTTTCCCTGTTATCTCGCATCCGGCCCTGAACAATGCCCCGGCAGAAACGACGGCTACCGAGTCTGCCGAAGAGCTGCCGAACTGGGATGAACTGGTTGAAGTTCGCGATGCCCTGAACGAGGCCATTGATAAAGAGCTAGGACGAACGACAGACGACAGACTGTTTCTGGCGCTGCGCCGGGTAAAAGCTGATCTCAACACGGATATTAAAAGCCGTCTGGAACAGGCAGGGCAGACCGTCTTCCGCACGCCGGGAGAGGTTACGCCCGCGCTGGTGCTGGCGGCGACCTGGTACGACAACGCCGCGCGCGAGCGTGACATCGTCAAACGTAATGCCATCGCACATCCCGGCTTTGTGCCTGTGGCCTCACTGAGGGTGTCTGTTCAATGA
- a CDS encoding phage baseplate assembly protein, giving the protein MSDIVTLRVNGREWGGWTSVRIGAGIERLARDFNVEITREWPGSDGAASLQPRIKNGSKVEVLIDDDLVITGWVEATPARYDARSVSTGISGRSLTADLIDCVAEPTQFNGQSLAQVAAALAKPFSIEVVNVGAPSAAIPGVQPDHGETVIEVLNKMLGQQQALAYDDPKGRLVIGGIGATRAHTALVLGQNIISCDTEKSIRDRFSTYQVSGQRAGNDEDFGAATTTALRSKTADASIGRYRPMAIQQTGQATGESCIARAEFEARQRAARTDETTYVVWGWRQGDGSLWQPNQRVIVFDPVCGFNNRELLISEVTFTKDNNGTLTELRVGPPDAYLPEPQDPAKRKKQKVEEAPF; this is encoded by the coding sequence ATGAGCGATATCGTAACCCTGCGCGTAAACGGTCGGGAGTGGGGCGGCTGGACCTCTGTTCGTATCGGGGCCGGCATCGAGCGTCTGGCCCGCGACTTCAATGTGGAGATCACCCGAGAGTGGCCTGGCAGTGATGGTGCAGCCTCTCTCCAGCCCCGGATTAAAAACGGCTCGAAGGTTGAAGTCCTGATTGATGATGACCTGGTGATCACCGGCTGGGTGGAAGCGACGCCAGCCCGCTATGACGCGCGTTCCGTAAGTACGGGTATCAGCGGCCGTAGCCTGACCGCCGACCTTATCGACTGTGTCGCCGAACCCACGCAGTTCAACGGCCAGTCACTGGCGCAGGTTGCCGCAGCACTGGCAAAACCCTTCAGCATTGAGGTGGTGAATGTTGGCGCTCCGTCGGCAGCTATTCCCGGCGTGCAGCCCGATCACGGCGAAACCGTTATTGAGGTGCTGAATAAAATGCTGGGTCAGCAACAGGCGCTGGCCTATGACGATCCGAAAGGACGGCTGGTCATTGGCGGCATCGGCGCCACCCGTGCACATACCGCCCTGGTGCTGGGCCAGAACATCATCTCCTGCGATACCGAAAAGAGCATCCGCGATCGGTTTTCAACCTATCAGGTTTCCGGCCAGCGGGCCGGGAATGATGAAGACTTTGGCGCGGCCACCACAACGGCACTGCGCAGTAAAACAGCCGATGCCTCGATCGGGCGCTACCGTCCGATGGCTATCCAGCAAACGGGCCAGGCGACGGGTGAAAGCTGTATTGCCCGCGCGGAGTTCGAAGCGCGTCAGCGCGCCGCCCGCACCGATGAAACGACCTATGTTGTCTGGGGCTGGCGTCAGGGTGATGGCTCTCTGTGGCAGCCTAACCAGCGCGTGATTGTCTTTGATCCGGTTTGTGGGTTTAACAACCGCGAACTGCTGATCTCTGAAGTGACGTTTACCAAAGACAACAACGGCACGCTGACGGAATTACGGGTTGGCCCGCCTGATGCCTATCTCCCTGAACCTCAGGACCCTGCGAAACGGAAAAAACAAAAAGTAGAGGAGGCTCCGTTCTGA
- a CDS encoding phage baseplate assembly protein V, which produces MNLSRLVLGLIGRAVVKSINAAGKCQTVDVALLGGQTKSGIEHLEPYGFTSRAKEGAEAVVLFPDGDRSHGIAIAVSDRRYRMKGLKGGEVALYDDQGQSVVLTRDGIVVDGGGKLITFKNAPKARFEMDIEATGQIKDLCDSGGLTMAAMRIAYNGHKHKENGNITDAPDKKMEA; this is translated from the coding sequence ATGAACCTTTCACGGCTGGTACTTGGCCTGATTGGCCGCGCGGTGGTGAAGAGCATTAACGCTGCAGGCAAATGTCAGACGGTGGATGTTGCGCTGCTTGGCGGCCAGACAAAATCCGGTATTGAACATCTCGAACCCTATGGCTTTACCTCCCGCGCTAAGGAAGGGGCTGAAGCCGTCGTTCTCTTTCCTGACGGTGACCGTTCACACGGCATAGCGATTGCCGTCTCTGATCGCCGTTACAGGATGAAAGGACTTAAAGGCGGCGAAGTCGCGCTGTATGACGATCAGGGCCAGTCGGTGGTACTCACCCGTGACGGGATTGTGGTGGACGGTGGCGGCAAGCTTATTACCTTCAAAAACGCGCCTAAAGCCCGGTTTGAAATGGATATTGAAGCGACGGGTCAGATTAAAGATTTGTGTGATTCCGGTGGCCTGACGATGGCAGCGATGCGCATTGCCTACAACGGCCATAAACATAAAGAGAACGGAAACATCACCGACGCGCCTGACAAAAAGATGGAGGCATGA
- a CDS encoding phage GP46 family protein, protein MELWLTVNGQRVSTSTQLDPLTRSVVISLFTHRRADPDDNADVPMGWWGDTWPVVANDRYGSKLWLLQRSKLTNDLVNRVRTYLRDALQWMLTDGVVTRIDIDVKRTGINELGNSIVLWRGNSPLTLSFENFWSAITNGGQ, encoded by the coding sequence ATGGAACTCTGGCTCACGGTAAATGGCCAACGCGTAAGCACCAGCACGCAGCTCGACCCGCTCACCCGGTCGGTTGTTATTTCCCTCTTCACACACCGGCGCGCCGATCCTGACGATAACGCCGATGTGCCCATGGGATGGTGGGGCGACACCTGGCCGGTGGTTGCAAATGACCGCTACGGCTCGAAGCTATGGCTGCTGCAGCGCAGCAAGTTAACCAACGACCTGGTGAACCGGGTGCGGACATACCTTCGCGACGCGCTTCAGTGGATGCTGACGGATGGTGTGGTAACGCGAATTGATATCGATGTGAAACGCACCGGTATCAACGAACTCGGGAACAGCATCGTACTGTGGCGCGGTAACAGTCCGCTCACGCTCTCTTTCGAAAATTTCTGGAGTGCAATTACCAATGGCGGACAGTGA